One part of the Thermodesulfobacteriota bacterium genome encodes these proteins:
- a CDS encoding cobalt ABC transporter permease: MKVQNTMRHLQRFLIVLGLITLFPLLSIASEKWPGVDETVIEKIAQEHGREAKEPLINTDQGDLLLFLFLMAGAIGGFVAGYNWRVLLQDRGEPLTRRNGAIR, encoded by the coding sequence TCTTCAACGTTTTCTAATCGTTCTGGGGCTGATTACTCTGTTTCCTCTCCTTTCCATAGCCTCTGAGAAATGGCCGGGCGTGGACGAGACGGTCATCGAGAAGATTGCTCAGGAACACGGCCGAGAGGCAAAGGAACCCCTGATCAACACAGACCAGGGGGACCTTCTCCTCTTTCTCTTTCTCATGGCAGGTGCGATCGGAGGATTCGTGGCAGGGTATAACTGGAGGGTGCTCCTGCAGGACAGAGGAGAGCCGTTGACAAGGAGAAATGGAGCGATTCGCTGA